In Candidatus Acidiferrales bacterium, a single genomic region encodes these proteins:
- a CDS encoding serine hydrolase, producing GMTRTMFTPPASLVQNCAPTEYDSAAGGLLRGVVHDENSRSLGGVAGHAGLFSTADDIAVYLQLILNHGVYDGRRYLQDSTIALWTRKQSDLSTRALGWDTKAPSPHYSSAGHLFSPNSFGHTGFTGTSIWVDPVRNLFVILFTNRVCPTRKDLKIAAARVDIHDAVIKALADDEQSSAIGIR from the coding sequence CGGAATGACTCGCACGATGTTCACACCGCCGGCATCACTCGTTCAGAATTGTGCCCCGACCGAGTATGACTCCGCTGCAGGAGGTTTACTCAGAGGAGTTGTGCACGACGAGAATTCGCGTTCACTCGGAGGCGTTGCCGGTCATGCGGGGTTGTTTTCGACAGCTGATGACATTGCCGTCTATCTGCAGTTGATATTGAATCATGGTGTTTACGACGGAAGACGGTATTTGCAGGATTCGACTATTGCCTTATGGACCCGGAAGCAATCTGATCTGAGCACTCGTGCGCTGGGATGGGACACGAAGGCACCCTCACCTCACTATTCGAGCGCTGGTCACTTGTTCTCTCCGAACTCATTCGGTCACACAGGTTTCACCGGAACGTCAATCTGGGTTGACCCGGTTAGAAATCTGTTCGTAATTCTTTTCACTAATAGAGTTTGTCCCACTCGGAAGGACCTGAAAATTGCAGCGGCACGTGTCGACATACACGATGCGGTGATCAAGGCACTTGCAGATGATGAGCAGTCTTCAGCAATAGGCATTCGATAG
- a CDS encoding peptide MFS transporter, protein MFKDHPRGLFVLFFTEMWERFGFYTVLAIFVLYLQENFHWDPATIGNIYGLFIAATFFLPLFGGMVSDRLLGYGRTIVLGAATSCAGYALLAIPTAKPALLFTALSIIAIGNGLFKPNTYVIVGNLYSQKDGSLKDAAFNIFYMGINLGAFLGPIAAASTKNFMLTHFHTSLSHAYNAAFGVCALGLLVSIAIFLSFRKYYKDADYRTKDAGAPKEELILTRSQEKERITSLLIIFVIIIFFWMAYYQNGFTMTLFAKNYTTTTVDRITYLLFDPISLLAIMALILSGFQLSAVSYQSSTKSRTTSTVIMAASAAIILTKLLTFSFSNPISPESFQSFNPLFILFLTPVIIGIFAWLNKKHKEPSSPGKIGLGMVITALAFSIMIAASIGLPMPGNAASFSRVGPYWLISSYFVITLAELFLSPMGISFVSKVAPPRMKGMMMGGWFAGQAIGSYLAGFVGRFYVQMQLWQFFLILVFAAIISAILILVFLKKLRHATDA, encoded by the coding sequence ATGTTCAAAGACCATCCCAGAGGATTGTTCGTGCTTTTCTTTACCGAGATGTGGGAAAGATTCGGGTTCTATACAGTACTTGCAATTTTTGTTTTATACCTGCAGGAAAATTTCCATTGGGATCCCGCAACGATCGGAAACATTTACGGTTTATTTATCGCGGCGACTTTCTTTCTACCCCTGTTCGGTGGCATGGTCAGCGACAGATTGTTAGGATATGGGAGAACAATTGTTTTGGGTGCAGCAACTTCCTGTGCAGGCTACGCTCTGTTAGCCATTCCGACAGCAAAGCCAGCGCTTCTTTTCACCGCACTGTCCATCATCGCTATCGGAAATGGCTTGTTCAAACCAAATACGTATGTCATCGTTGGGAACCTCTACTCTCAAAAAGACGGCTCGTTGAAAGACGCGGCGTTCAATATTTTTTATATGGGGATAAATTTAGGTGCGTTCCTCGGTCCGATCGCAGCAGCCTCGACGAAGAATTTTATGCTGACTCATTTTCATACGTCACTCTCTCACGCATACAACGCAGCATTCGGAGTCTGTGCGTTGGGACTCCTCGTCAGCATCGCGATTTTCTTGTCGTTTAGGAAATATTACAAAGATGCCGACTACAGGACGAAAGATGCCGGCGCTCCAAAAGAAGAACTCATACTAACAAGATCTCAGGAAAAAGAACGCATCACTTCTCTGCTCATTATCTTTGTCATAATAATCTTCTTCTGGATGGCCTACTACCAGAACGGGTTTACAATGACGTTGTTCGCCAAGAATTATACCACGACCACGGTGGACAGAATCACTTACTTGTTGTTCGACCCGATTTCACTTCTTGCCATCATGGCACTGATTCTTTCGGGCTTTCAGTTGTCAGCGGTTAGCTACCAGTCCTCGACTAAATCGCGAACAACATCTACGGTCATCATGGCTGCATCGGCCGCCATCATTTTAACAAAGCTCCTGACCTTTTCATTTTCTAATCCCATATCCCCTGAAAGTTTTCAATCGTTCAACCCTTTGTTCATATTATTTCTCACGCCGGTGATCATCGGAATATTTGCATGGCTCAACAAAAAACACAAGGAGCCTTCTTCACCCGGTAAGATCGGACTGGGAATGGTCATTACTGCACTCGCGTTCAGTATAATGATCGCCGCTTCGATTGGACTTCCCATGCCCGGCAACGCGGCATCTTTTTCGCGTGTCGGTCCTTATTGGCTGATCTCTTCTTACTTCGTAATAACGCTGGCCGAATTGTTTCTAAGCCCGATGGGCATATCGTTTGTCTCGAAGGTCGCGCCGCCAAGAATGAAAGGAATGATGATGGGAGGATGGTTCGCTGGACAGGCGATAGGAAGCTACCTTGCGGGATTCGTCGGACGATTCTATGTCCAGATGCAGTTGTGGCAGTTCTTTCTGATTTTAGTTTTTGCGGCAATCATTTCGGCAATTCTTATTCTGGTCTTCCTGAAGAAACTGCGTCACGCAACCGACGCCTAA
- a CDS encoding glycoside hydrolase family 2 TIM barrel-domain containing protein: MKVLYSIFLAVVMFTAVTNAAINSPKRVITLSDHWLIQSSKYLNVSGENISADSFVTEGWHKAVVPSTVLGTLVNDGIFKNPFQGRNLSAIPDSLFSRSWWYRTSFPLPRKADNFNHVTLKFLGLNYKANIWLNGKLIASGDSVYGGFRQFDFDVTEDVHFGGMNVLAVEIFRPEPGSLTLGFVDWSPAPPDHDMGLWRPVEVHLSGNVSIDHPFVASKVDTATLKEAELTVSAELINMADHDINGVLTGRIESISISQPVSLHPHEKRVLVFPPENFRQLIIKDPRLWWTHDLGIPNLYTIHLEFKTGQDHNERVVTDFNDFKFGIRQVNDYINPYGFRGYKLNGKKILIRGGGWVDHIFLDQNEQNLEAQTDYAVNMHLNAIRMEGFWGEGSDIYNLCDEKGILIMVGISCQWEWKNIFGGDAEDQYGCIISPKDMVAAARSFKDQIRWLRNHPSIFLWLYGSDKFPSPDLESKYREVLSQYDTTRPFLSSAAEHTSTLTGPSAVKMRGPYDYVPPVYWFVDTSYGGAFGFNTESGPGPQVPRIESLKKMLSPDSLWPINDEWYYHCARGRFHNLEIYNNAIDARLGKPMDLEDYERKAQFTNYEAMRAMFEAFGADKFKSTGVIQWMYNAAWPKMWWQLYDYYLNPTGAFYGAQKACEPIHVEYNPADRGVVVVNSTLRPANGLTLRIELLDFNMRKMFFRQMTVDIPANAADEVIAFPKNDSVTPTYFLSLHLYRGKEVVSSNMYALSTVTDSIHEKESSWYVTQSSYADLTELNRLPEIKLETTGKFVRRGEDYLVTATIHNPTDRLAFMAYLSVKSGNTEDIVLPVFWDENYISLLPGETRTVHGHFHAADLKGESPRLEVSGWNIDQ; the protein is encoded by the coding sequence ATGAAAGTTTTGTATTCAATTTTTCTTGCCGTCGTCATGTTTACGGCCGTGACGAACGCCGCGATAAATTCCCCTAAGCGGGTAATTACTTTGAGTGATCATTGGCTGATCCAATCAAGCAAGTATTTGAACGTTTCCGGGGAAAATATTTCCGCTGATTCTTTTGTGACTGAAGGATGGCACAAGGCCGTCGTCCCATCGACGGTTCTCGGAACTTTGGTGAACGATGGGATCTTTAAGAATCCATTTCAAGGACGAAATCTCAGCGCTATACCGGATTCACTGTTCAGTAGATCATGGTGGTACAGGACAAGTTTCCCTCTTCCGAGGAAAGCGGACAATTTCAATCACGTCACCCTCAAGTTCCTGGGGCTCAATTATAAAGCCAATATCTGGCTTAACGGTAAGTTGATTGCGAGCGGGGATTCGGTCTACGGAGGATTCAGGCAGTTCGACTTCGATGTTACAGAAGACGTGCACTTCGGTGGTATGAATGTGTTGGCTGTGGAAATATTCAGACCGGAGCCCGGTTCGCTTACCCTCGGCTTTGTCGACTGGAGTCCCGCGCCGCCGGACCATGATATGGGTCTATGGAGGCCGGTGGAGGTTCATTTAAGCGGCAATGTTTCGATCGACCATCCGTTTGTTGCGTCCAAGGTGGATACTGCGACTCTGAAGGAAGCAGAGCTTACGGTTTCCGCAGAGCTAATAAACATGGCAGACCATGATATAAATGGAGTATTAACCGGGAGAATTGAATCAATCTCGATTTCACAACCAGTCTCTTTGCATCCGCATGAAAAAAGAGTGCTGGTTTTTCCGCCGGAAAATTTTCGTCAGCTCATTATAAAGGACCCGAGGCTGTGGTGGACACACGATCTTGGAATACCGAACCTTTACACGATCCATTTGGAATTCAAAACGGGACAAGATCACAATGAACGAGTTGTAACAGATTTCAACGACTTCAAGTTCGGGATAAGACAGGTTAACGATTACATCAATCCTTACGGCTTTAGAGGCTACAAACTGAACGGCAAGAAAATCCTGATCCGCGGAGGAGGTTGGGTGGATCATATTTTCCTTGACCAGAATGAACAGAACCTCGAAGCGCAGACTGATTATGCTGTAAACATGCACTTGAATGCCATCAGGATGGAAGGCTTTTGGGGCGAAGGTAGTGACATCTACAACCTTTGTGATGAAAAGGGAATACTCATCATGGTTGGAATCAGTTGTCAATGGGAATGGAAGAATATTTTCGGCGGGGATGCCGAAGACCAATACGGCTGCATAATTTCTCCTAAAGATATGGTCGCCGCCGCGAGGTCTTTCAAAGATCAAATAAGATGGCTTAGAAATCATCCTAGCATATTCCTCTGGCTCTATGGAAGCGATAAATTTCCGAGTCCCGACCTTGAATCAAAATATAGAGAAGTCTTGAGCCAGTATGACACCACGCGACCGTTTCTTTCTTCTGCTGCTGAGCACACGAGTACCTTAACCGGGCCTTCCGCAGTTAAAATGCGCGGTCCTTATGACTATGTGCCGCCGGTCTACTGGTTTGTTGATACTTCGTATGGTGGGGCATTCGGATTCAATACCGAGAGCGGTCCCGGTCCGCAAGTACCGAGGATTGAATCGTTGAAGAAAATGTTATCTCCCGATTCATTGTGGCCGATCAACGATGAGTGGTACTACCATTGCGCAAGAGGTAGGTTTCATAACTTAGAAATTTACAATAACGCCATCGATGCCAGACTCGGAAAGCCAATGGACCTGGAAGATTACGAAAGGAAAGCGCAGTTTACAAATTATGAGGCGATGCGGGCAATGTTTGAAGCATTTGGAGCGGACAAATTCAAATCTACCGGTGTAATTCAGTGGATGTACAATGCCGCTTGGCCAAAGATGTGGTGGCAATTGTATGACTATTATCTCAATCCAACGGGAGCATTCTACGGAGCCCAAAAGGCATGTGAGCCTATCCACGTCGAGTATAATCCCGCAGATCGTGGAGTGGTAGTCGTAAACTCGACCCTTAGGCCCGCCAACGGATTGACATTGAGGATCGAATTGTTGGACTTTAATATGAGGAAAATGTTCTTTCGTCAGATGACCGTCGATATTCCTGCGAATGCTGCTGACGAGGTTATTGCTTTTCCCAAGAATGATTCCGTCACACCAACTTATTTCCTGAGCTTGCATCTTTACCGCGGCAAAGAAGTTGTCAGTTCAAACATGTATGCGCTCTCAACCGTGACCGATAGCATACATGAGAAGGAGTCGTCGTGGTATGTCACTCAAAGCTCTTATGCTGATCTGACGGAACTTAACAGACTCCCGGAAATAAAATTAGAAACGACGGGAAAATTTGTAAGGCGTGGAGAAGATTATCTTGTCACTGCGACGATCCACAATCCGACTGACAGGCTTGCTTTTATGGCTTATCTTTCAGTTAAAAGCGGAAATACGGAGGATATTGTTTTGCCGGTTTTCTGGGATGAAAACTATATTAGCCTGCTTCCCGGAGAGACCAGAACAGTGCACGGGCATTTTCATGCAGCAGATCTCAAAGGTGAGTCACCCCGACTCGAAGTTTCGGGATGGAACATCGACCAGTGA
- a CDS encoding sugar MFS transporter: MKRNYYIVGLIFLTFFVISFITNILGALNPDVIKSFNLSLTLSGLLPFAFFAAYGVMSIPSGMLVERYKEKTTMVLAFVLAFIGALLFSIFPQYVIFLVSLFLMGTGMAMLQVAINPLLRVSGGEEHFAFNSVMAQLIFGGASFIAPMFLTYLITGLEQPDGSNAVKLLFSKLVPRNISWTSLYWVFAMIFLLMILIVLFSPFPHVERKEDERAGTWETHRGLFRQRTVILYFVGIFTYVGTEQGVSYWLSKFLYTYHNYDPLEVGASTVGWFWGMMSVGCLVGLMLLKLFDSRRILSVAVILAATFLSVALFGTGPAALYAFPMVGFSLSVMWSIVFSLALNSVSSHHGSFAGILCTAIIGGAVIQVIIGWLGDLFGLRIGMCVIYLTLGYIFSIGIWARPIVTNETIFAKRKIRRESVATN; the protein is encoded by the coding sequence ATGAAGAGAAACTATTATATCGTGGGTTTGATCTTCCTTACTTTTTTTGTGATATCGTTCATCACGAACATTCTGGGCGCTCTTAATCCGGATGTTATAAAGAGTTTCAATTTAAGTTTGACGTTATCGGGATTATTGCCGTTTGCCTTTTTTGCGGCTTACGGGGTGATGTCGATTCCATCGGGTATGCTTGTCGAGAGGTACAAGGAAAAGACGACGATGGTTTTAGCGTTTGTCCTGGCATTTATTGGAGCTTTGCTCTTTTCGATCTTCCCGCAATACGTCATTTTTCTTGTGTCGTTATTTCTCATGGGAACAGGCATGGCAATGCTGCAGGTAGCGATCAATCCGCTTCTGAGGGTTTCCGGAGGTGAGGAACATTTCGCCTTTAATTCTGTAATGGCACAATTGATATTCGGCGGTGCATCGTTCATCGCACCAATGTTCCTGACATATTTGATCACTGGTCTCGAACAGCCGGATGGTTCAAATGCAGTGAAACTGCTCTTCTCGAAGCTGGTACCCAGGAATATTTCATGGACATCTCTTTATTGGGTTTTCGCCATGATTTTCCTGTTGATGATTTTGATAGTCCTGTTTTCTCCTTTTCCGCATGTAGAGAGAAAAGAGGACGAAAGAGCTGGAACCTGGGAGACTCACAGGGGGCTATTCAGGCAGAGGACGGTTATACTTTATTTCGTAGGGATTTTTACTTATGTCGGAACTGAACAAGGAGTCTCCTACTGGCTTTCAAAGTTTCTTTACACCTACCACAATTATGATCCGCTGGAGGTAGGGGCATCGACGGTCGGCTGGTTTTGGGGGATGATGTCCGTTGGCTGCCTGGTCGGGTTGATGCTACTCAAGCTTTTTGATAGCAGGCGAATTCTGTCGGTCGCCGTCATCCTGGCTGCAACCTTTCTGTCTGTTGCCTTGTTCGGGACGGGGCCGGCTGCATTGTACGCTTTCCCGATGGTGGGATTCTCTTTGTCAGTCATGTGGTCTATCGTGTTCTCGTTGGCACTTAATTCCGTAAGCAGCCATCATGGTTCATTCGCCGGAATACTCTGCACGGCAATTATCGGCGGTGCGGTAATCCAGGTGATAATAGGATGGCTGGGAGACTTGTTTGGTCTGAGGATCGGGATGTGTGTAATCTATCTGACGCTGGGATATATCTTCAGCATCGGAATCTGGGCAAGACCTATCGTTACCAACGAGACTATATTCGCGAAAAGAAAGATCAGGAGAGAATCGGTAGCTACAAATTGA
- a CDS encoding ROK family protein: MQILGIDLGGTNVRAGLVEDDSLVRVESQPLNKSDNAGEVVDEIADLIRRFFPSKIVGIGIGVPSVVDIERGIVYDVANIPSWKEVPLKSLLEEKFDVPVYVNNDANCFAVGEKYFGKGKGYQNVVGLIVGTGLGAGIVIKDKLYAGTNCGAGEFGCVPYKDKNYEYYCSGQFFTNEYHTPGEDFFKRAADGDREAIDVFSIFGANLGDALKLVMYSVDPEIIVLGGSVCKSFDFFKDAMYDAIRNFAYPKSLKNIRIEVSEIENVAILGAAALYYDEMRK; encoded by the coding sequence ATGCAGATTTTAGGCATAGACCTTGGCGGGACAAATGTCAGAGCCGGGTTGGTCGAAGACGATTCGCTGGTTAGAGTTGAGTCCCAGCCTCTGAACAAGTCTGACAATGCGGGTGAGGTTGTTGACGAGATAGCTGACCTCATACGACGATTCTTCCCGAGCAAAATCGTGGGAATAGGCATCGGTGTGCCGAGTGTTGTAGACATTGAAAGAGGAATCGTGTACGACGTTGCGAATATCCCTTCGTGGAAGGAAGTGCCGCTGAAGTCTCTCTTGGAGGAGAAGTTTGACGTGCCGGTATACGTGAACAATGATGCAAACTGTTTTGCCGTTGGCGAAAAATACTTCGGAAAGGGAAAAGGATACCAAAACGTTGTCGGGCTTATTGTTGGGACCGGATTGGGTGCGGGCATCGTGATAAAAGATAAGCTTTACGCGGGGACCAATTGTGGCGCCGGTGAATTTGGTTGTGTCCCGTACAAAGACAAGAACTATGAGTATTATTGCAGCGGCCAGTTTTTCACAAATGAGTATCATACTCCTGGTGAAGACTTTTTCAAGAGGGCGGCAGACGGAGACCGAGAAGCCATCGATGTCTTCTCGATATTTGGCGCTAACCTTGGCGATGCTCTGAAACTTGTCATGTACTCGGTCGATCCTGAGATCATCGTTCTCGGCGGTTCCGTATGCAAATCCTTCGATTTTTTTAAAGATGCCATGTATGATGCAATCAGGAATTTTGCTTACCCGAAATCTCTTAAAAATATCAGGATAGAGGTTTCGGAAATTGAGAATGTGGCGATACTTGGTGCTGCGGCTTTGTATTACGACGAGATGAGAAAGTAG
- a CDS encoding C45 family peptidase: MRYRFVFYSVLVFLSTAAIEAIRPVVWTKTPLTADQQSWLAKANRHTKSGWVYLHIEGSPEERGFQHGYLLSDQIKESLRVLKKKWEYQSAMTWAWYVRECGEILTPKVDTEDLSEMNGIVEGMNAAGDSTTTNEIVALNGYMEMMDYWWPEVKDSLKINSPTPDRESCSSFIATGSMTADGKIVLGHNTMGGYEEPLCNVILDIAPEKGHHILMQSFPGFIHSGTDFFITDAGLVGSETTIGAFSGFDPNATPEFSRMRHATQYADNIDQWCAMMKEGNNGGYANAWLLGDINTNEIARLELGLKYVGFERKKDGYFIGSNVAENLKVLRFETKQDETDIMHSSVARRVRWKQLMKEYAGKINVDLAEKFEADHYDTYLNKDNPDGRTLCGHCDLESNPATDDPFSPWGTLDGKAVDAKMAKQMTICARWGSACGAAFSADKFLNEHPQYDWMTGLIKDRPSEPWVLFKADEK, translated from the coding sequence ATGAGATATAGATTCGTTTTTTACTCGGTACTGGTTTTTCTGTCGACGGCGGCCATCGAAGCAATTCGGCCGGTTGTCTGGACTAAAACCCCGCTTACCGCGGATCAACAATCGTGGCTCGCGAAGGCAAACAGGCATACGAAATCGGGCTGGGTCTATCTTCACATAGAAGGTTCTCCGGAAGAGCGCGGGTTTCAGCACGGATATCTTCTTTCGGATCAAATCAAAGAGTCCCTGCGCGTTCTAAAGAAAAAGTGGGAATATCAAAGCGCAATGACGTGGGCCTGGTACGTCAGGGAATGCGGTGAGATTCTCACGCCGAAAGTTGATACGGAAGACTTGTCTGAGATGAACGGTATCGTTGAAGGAATGAATGCGGCGGGCGATTCAACGACGACTAACGAGATCGTCGCGCTGAATGGGTACATGGAGATGATGGACTATTGGTGGCCGGAAGTGAAAGACTCCCTGAAAATAAATTCGCCGACACCTGACAGGGAGTCATGCAGTTCCTTCATTGCTACAGGGAGTATGACAGCGGACGGGAAAATTGTCCTGGGACATAATACCATGGGCGGCTATGAGGAACCACTCTGCAATGTCATCCTTGATATTGCCCCGGAAAAGGGGCATCATATTTTGATGCAGTCTTTCCCCGGATTCATCCATAGTGGAACCGATTTCTTTATCACAGACGCAGGACTAGTTGGTTCTGAGACTACGATAGGTGCGTTTTCAGGATTCGATCCAAATGCGACACCGGAGTTCTCACGCATGAGACATGCCACACAATACGCAGATAATATTGACCAGTGGTGCGCGATGATGAAGGAGGGAAATAATGGTGGGTATGCGAATGCCTGGCTTCTTGGTGATATCAACACAAACGAGATAGCAAGACTGGAACTCGGGCTGAAATATGTCGGGTTCGAAAGAAAGAAAGACGGCTATTTTATCGGCTCAAACGTCGCCGAGAATCTGAAGGTGCTAAGATTTGAAACCAAGCAGGATGAAACGGACATTATGCATTCGTCGGTGGCGCGCAGGGTGAGATGGAAACAGTTGATGAAGGAATACGCCGGAAAAATAAACGTCGACCTTGCGGAAAAATTCGAGGCAGATCACTACGACACCTATTTGAATAAGGACAATCCGGATGGCCGCACACTTTGTGGACATTGCGATCTTGAGTCGAATCCTGCGACCGATGACCCGTTCTCTCCATGGGGTACCCTCGACGGTAAGGCGGTAGATGCGAAAATGGCGAAGCAAATGACGATCTGCGCGAGATGGGGATCGGCATGCGGCGCGGCATTCAGCGCGGACAAATTCCTGAATGAACATCCACAATATGACTGGATGACTGGACTGATCAAAGACCGGCCGTCGGAGCCGTGGGTTCTGTTTAAGGCTGATGAAAAATAG
- the nagA gene encoding N-acetylglucosamine-6-phosphate deacetylase produces the protein MRRRTALINGRVVTARTVIDKGTLLLEEGRIERIFDKPPELPEGSVEIIDCSGKIVMPGFIDLHTHGGIGCDFADGEEILPALSNYYFSHGVTSLLATLSPLPYSLLKPAVERIANYCIDKKGNTNIYGLHLEGPYINKEMCGGNQRDYVEAPNIDEWSKVRETGKGLIKLMTLAPELPGVLPIIKDSITNGIIISIGHSKASGDIMVQMISMGAKQVTHLFNSMPQLHHREDGILLETLLSEKIDAQIIADGIHVHPKAIEMAIRLKTPDHILLITDSTRATQVGDGEYVSAGRKVVVKGGAVRSEDGALAGSTLVMEKGLAYLSRTVGIDLVEASKMTSLTAARSLGIEKVTGSVEEGKRADLVVLDDEFNVNLTMLGGEIKYTS, from the coding sequence ATGAGAAGAAGAACCGCACTGATAAACGGTAGAGTCGTAACTGCCCGAACGGTAATCGACAAGGGCACCCTGCTCCTCGAAGAAGGAAGAATAGAAAGGATTTTCGATAAGCCACCCGAGTTACCCGAAGGCAGTGTGGAGATAATAGATTGTTCAGGTAAAATCGTTATGCCTGGTTTCATTGATCTTCACACTCATGGAGGAATCGGTTGCGATTTTGCCGACGGCGAAGAAATCCTGCCTGCTCTTTCAAATTATTACTTTAGCCACGGCGTAACTTCACTTCTTGCCACATTGTCCCCATTACCTTATTCTCTGTTGAAGCCTGCCGTAGAACGTATAGCAAACTACTGTATTGATAAAAAGGGTAATACAAACATCTATGGACTTCACCTGGAAGGTCCATATATCAACAAAGAAATGTGCGGTGGAAATCAGCGAGACTATGTTGAAGCTCCAAACATCGACGAATGGTCGAAGGTTCGTGAGACAGGCAAAGGACTGATCAAACTCATGACGTTAGCCCCGGAGTTGCCTGGAGTATTGCCGATAATCAAAGATTCAATAACCAACGGAATCATCATTTCAATTGGTCATTCCAAAGCAAGCGGCGACATAATGGTACAAATGATTTCGATGGGAGCGAAACAGGTGACTCACCTTTTCAACAGCATGCCTCAGCTCCATCACCGCGAGGACGGAATTTTACTTGAGACGCTGCTGTCGGAAAAAATCGACGCACAGATTATCGCAGACGGAATCCACGTCCATCCGAAAGCCATCGAGATGGCAATAAGACTGAAGACACCAGATCACATACTCCTTATCACAGATTCAACGCGTGCCACACAGGTGGGCGACGGAGAATACGTTTCCGCCGGAAGAAAAGTTGTCGTCAAAGGCGGAGCGGTACGTTCAGAAGATGGCGCTCTAGCCGGAAGCACTCTTGTCATGGAAAAAGGTCTCGCGTACTTATCGCGTACCGTAGGAATAGACCTCGTGGAAGCATCGAAAATGACATCTCTAACTGCAGCGCGTTCACTGGGAATTGAAAAAGTAACTGGAAGTGTTGAAGAAGGAAAACGCGCCGATCTTGTAGTTCTTGACGACGAGTTCAATGTCAACCTGACAATGTTGGGTGGAGAGATCAAATACACATCTTGA
- a CDS encoding OsmC family protein, with protein MSEKSAVVRQVKGLTFVGMAESGHWVNVDGPPEFGGSNAAIRPKELILISLGACTGSDVISILQKKRVKPAGFEVRLKAQVAEEHPQVYTKIHIEYVFYGENLPAPDIERAIDLSQNKYCPVTAMLKSSVDITNSYKILPSGDFLGAKVN; from the coding sequence ATGTCGGAAAAATCCGCGGTAGTAAGACAAGTCAAAGGATTGACGTTTGTCGGGATGGCCGAATCCGGGCATTGGGTGAACGTCGACGGACCACCTGAATTCGGTGGAAGCAACGCGGCAATCAGGCCGAAGGAACTGATCCTCATTTCACTCGGGGCATGTACTGGCAGCGACGTCATTTCAATCCTCCAGAAGAAACGCGTTAAGCCGGCGGGCTTTGAGGTGAGACTGAAAGCCCAGGTTGCCGAAGAACATCCGCAGGTTTATACGAAGATTCATATTGAATACGTATTCTACGGAGAAAATTTGCCGGCGCCGGATATCGAACGTGCGATAGATTTGTCGCAGAACAAATATTGTCCTGTGACGGCGATGTTGAAAAGTTCCGTGGACATAACCAATTCTTATAAGATCTTGCCTTCCGGTGATTTCTTAGGTGCTAAGGTAAACTGA